Proteins from a single region of Pyrus communis chromosome 6, drPyrComm1.1, whole genome shotgun sequence:
- the LOC137736785 gene encoding BI1-like protein, giving the protein MNKMHGYTEVGTNSGKAAEVDIESGELLYPGLSKGENQLRWGFIRKVYGILAAQMVLTTLVSFVTVLYAPINDLLKGSPGILLFFAILPLILLWPLHVYQQKHPLNFVFLGLFTLSLSVTVGVAVANTDGAIVLEALILTSAVVASLTAYTFWASRKGKDFSFLGPVLFTGLIVLLLTGFMQMFFPLGPTTNAVYGAIGAIIFSGYIVYDTDNLIKRFTYDEYIWASITLYLDILNLFLTILRMLRQSNN; this is encoded by the exons ATGAACAAGATGCACGGGTACACGGAGGTGGGTACGAATAGCGGCAAGGCGGCTGAGGTAGACATAGAGTCGGGGGAGTTGTTGTACCCAGGTCTGAGCAAAGGCGAGAACCAGCTCCGATGGGGATTCATCCGCAAGGTGTACGGAATCCTGGCCGCCCAGATGGTTTTGACCACTCTGGTCTCCTTCGTCACCGTACTCTACGCTCCGATCAACGATCTCCTCAAGGGCAGCCCTGGAATTCTCCTCTTCTTCGCCATCCTTCCCCTAATCT TGTTGTGGCCCCTGCATGTGTATCAGCAGAAGCATCCCCTCAATTTTGTCTTCCTCGGACTTTTCACTCTGAGTTTGAGTGTCACAGTTGGCGTGGCCGTTGCGAATACAGACG GAGCAATTGTGCTTGAAGCCTTAATTCTAACTTCGGCTGTGGTTGCATCCTTGACTGCATACACCTTCTGGGCTTCGAGGAAGGGCAAGGACTTCAGCTTCCTCGGACCAGTCTTGTTCACTGGCCTCATTGTCCTCCTCCTAACTGGTTTCATGCAG ATGTTCTTCCCTCTTGGCCCTACAACTAATGCCGTATATGGTGCCATTGGCGCTATCATTTTCTCTGGGTACATTGTCTATGACACCGACAACCTGATCAAGCGCTTCACATACGATGAGTACATTTGGGCCTCCATCACTCTTTATCTTGACATTCTGAACCTGTTCCTGACTATATTGCGGATGCTGAGGCAAAGCAACAATTAG
- the LOC137736784 gene encoding uncharacterized protein, with protein sequence MDFFKSVFSDEPLPSDDLHPDSQNDGVDPNPDWEPDRSPRLNYGAGAWSFGGLITTLATKSESVIQNYRRDLKEFGSGLKKETAVIREVASRAVNNLPGSLEVGASVAQESLETVGQAIDDIGNTVWKSTAEIISHGRDAILADDDVESDNLDDNVSGNREISGDDKRLSSSGSDLRKYSRFEAQVRAVQSNLSTYLEEPEDLESYGSWKLGFVLDEKAEEVENLMRENGVIGEIHGEIVPGKVDNESFWARYFYRVHKLKEVEEARAKLVNRAISGDEEELSWDFDDDDDDEEDVGKEEGDGSDSKVGSSGNVELEKQKGASCEVAAREGDDVESVEVAARESVSSDGGDKAESKFDGVSEGKTDGGDSCKESDVSIVSSQPSMPEEEDLGWEEIEDLGSIDENKGDATGSRSNGADLHKRLSAAEEEEDLSWDIDDDEEDGAIKSQ encoded by the coding sequence ATGGATTTCTTCAAGTCGGTCTTCTCCGACGAGCCCCTTCCCTCCGACGATCTGCACCCGGACTCCCAAAACGACGGCGTCGACCCGAACCCGGACTGGGAACCGGACCGCAGTCCGCGTCTGAATTACGGCGCCGGGGCGTGGAGCTTCGGAGGTCTGATCACGACGCTGGCGACGAAGTCCGAGTCTGTCATCCAGAACTACCGCCGCGATCTCAAGGAGTTCGGGTCTGGGTTGAAGAAGGAGACGGCGGTGATTCGAGAGGTGGCTTCGCGCGCCGTCAATAATCTTCCTGGTTCGCTCGAGGTCGGCGCGTCGGTGGCTCAGGAGTCGCTGGAGACGGTGGGGCAGGCGATCGATGATATCGGAAACACCGTCTGGAAATCGACGGCGGAGATCATCTCTCACGGTAGGGACGCAATCTTAGCTGATGATGATGTTGAATCTGATAATTTGGATGATAATGTTAGTGGTAATCGTGAGAttagtggtgatgataagagaTTAAGTAGCAGTGGTAGTGATTTGAGAAAGTACAGTAGGTTTGAAGCTCAGGTGCGTGCGGTTCAGAGTAATTTGAGTACTTATTTGGAGGAACCGGAGGATTTGGAGAGCTATGGGAGctggaaattagggtttgtgctGGACGAGAAGGCGGAGGAAGTCGAGAATTTGATGAGGGAAAATGGAGTGATTGGTGAGATTCATGGGGAGATTGTACCTGGTAAGGTTGACAATGAGAGCTTCTGGGCTAGGTACTTTTATAGGGTGCATAAGCTGAAGGAAGTCGAGGAGGCGAGAGCTAAGCTCGTGaatcgtgcaatttcaggtgaTGAGGAGGAATTGAGTTGggattttgatgatgatgatgatgatgaagaagatgtaGGGAAGGAAGAGGGTGATGGGTCGGATTCGAAGGTGGGTTCGAGTGGGAATGTAGAGTTGGAGAAGCAAAAGGGAGCTTCTTGTGAGGTTGCTGCAAGGGAGGGTGATGATGTTGAGAGTGTTGAAGTTGCTGCAAGGGAATCAGTAAGTAGTGATGGTGGGGATAAGGCGGAATCCAAATTTGATGGAGTGTCGGAGGGGAAGACGGATGGTGGTGATTCTTGCAAAGAGAGTGATGTATCGATTGTTTCGAGCCAGCCCTCAATGCCTGAGGAAGAGGATCTTGGGTGGGAAGAGATTGAAGATTTAGGAAGCATAGACGAGAACAAAGGGGATGCAACGGGGAGCAGATCAAACGGAGCTGATTTGCACAAGCGGCTTAGCGcagcagaggaggaggaggatttgAGCTGGGATAtcgatgatgatgaagaagatggcGCTATAAAATCACAATGA
- the LOC137737540 gene encoding uncharacterized protein, translating to MSFSFFKPSRPKTPQEVAKAINDSLSALDTQTVVEVKALEKALEEVEKNFTTMKCLLSGDGETEPNMDQVSQLALEICKEGVFDLLIHKLPILGWEARKDLVHCWSILMKEKVESTYCCAEYMENHLELLDFLVVCYDNKEIALNCGSMLRDCIRFPALAKYILESASFELFFKFVELPNFDVASDAFSTFKDLLTKHGTVVSEFLSAHYDEFFDLYENLLTSPNYVTRRQSLKLLSEFLLETPNSHIMKRYILEVRYLKVMMTLLKDSSKNIQISAFHIFKVFVANPNKPREVKLILAKNHEKLTDLLQNLSAGKGDEDEQFEEEKELIIKEIERVYQLVNL from the exons ATGTCGTTCTCGTTCTTCAAGCCGTCGAGGCCCAAAACCCCACAGGAGGTGGCCAAGGCCATCAACGACAGCCTCTCAGCCCTCGACACCCAGACCGTCGTCGAAGTCAAAGCCCTCGAAAAG GCTTTGGAAGAAGTTGAAAAGAATTTCACAACAATGAAATGCTTGCTTTCCGGAGATGGGGAGACCGAACCAAATATGGATCAAGTTTCGCAGCTTGCGCTCGAGATTTGTAAGGAGGGTGTTTTTGATCTTCTAATTCACAAGTTACCTATACTGGGATGGGAA GCAAGAAAGGATTTGGTCCATTGTTGGTCCATATTGATGAAGGAAAAGGTTGAATCGACTTATTGCTGTGCAGAATACATGGAGAATCATTTGGAATTATTAGACTTTCTTGTCGTGTG CTATGATAACAAGGAAATTGCTTTGAATTGTGGAAGTATGTTGAGGGATTGCATTAGATTCCCTGCACTTGCAAA ATACATACTGGAGTCTGCGAGCTTTGagttgttttttaaatttgtggAGCTGCCTAACTTTGATGTTGCTTCTGATGCGTTCTCTACCTTTAAG GATCTACTTACTAAACATGGAACGGTAGTATCTGAATTTTTGTCTGCTCACTATGATGAG TTCTTTGATCTATATGAGAATCTCTTGACATCTCCAAATTATGTGACCAGGAGGCAATCTTTGAAG CTTCTCTCTGAATTCCTCTTGGAGACTCCAAATTCACATATAATGAAGCGCTACATCTTAGAAGTTCGGTACTTGAAAGTCATGATGACGTTGCTCAAG GATTCAAGTAAAAACATCCAAATCTCTGCCTTCCACATCTTCAAG GTCTTTGTTGCGAATCCTAATAAGCCACGGGAAGTAAAACTAATCCTGGCTAAAAACCATGAAAAGTTGACGGACTTGCTTCAGAATCTTTCTGCTGGAAAAG GCGATGAAGACGAGCAATTTGAAGAGGAAAAGGAGCTGATCATCAAGGAAATCGAAAGAGTATATCAGCTAGTTAATCTGTAG
- the LOC137737160 gene encoding F-box/LRR-repeat protein 4-like: MRGHDRINTCLPDELIVEVFRWLDSKTSRDACSLVCKRWLALERLSRTTLRIGATGSPDLVVDLLARRFRNVHTVHIDERLNISLPTHPGRRRGTDIAAVLSVRLHSANGSDDGVLDSNSLSDAGMTAIGDGFPKLEKLSLIWCSNVSSIGLISLADKCKMLKSLDLQGCYVGDQGLAAVGQCCKQLEDLNLRFCEGLTDVCVVELARGVGNSLKSLGITACAKITDTAMEAVGLHCKSLENLSLDAECIHNKGVVSVAQGCPALKSLKLQCINVTDEALTAVGTSCSSLEVLALYSFQKFTDKGLRAIGKGCKKLKNLIVSDCYFLSDNALESIATGCKELTHLEVNGCHNIGTLGLESIGKSCPRLTELALLYCQRIGNFALSEVGRGCQFLQSLHLVDCSSIGDEAICNIAKGCRNLKKLHIRRCYEVGNKGVVAVGDYCRSLTGLSLRFCDRVGDQALIAVAKCSSLQYLNVSGCHQIGDTGLIAIARGCPQLSYLDVSVLQNLGDMAMAELGEGCPNLKDIVLSHCRQLTDVGINHLVKSCTMLTSCHMVYCPGITSAGVATVVSSCPNIKKVLVEKCKVSPRTKRRAASVISYLCVDL, translated from the exons ATGCGAGGCCACGATCGGATCAACACGTGTCTCCCCGACGAGCTGATCGTTGAGGTCTTCCGGTGGCTCGACTCCAAGACCAGCCGCGACGCCTGCTCCCTTGTCTGCAAGCGCTGGCTCGCCCTAGAGCGCCTCAGCCGCACCACCCTCCGCATCGGCGCCACCGGCAGCCCCGACCTCGTCGTCGACCTCCTCGCCCGCCGATTCCGCAACGTCCACACCGTACACATTGACGAGCGCCTCAACATTTCGCTCCCTACTCACCCT gGGAGGAGGCGCGGGACGGATATTGCTGCGGTTTTGTCGGTGAGGCTGCATTCTGCCAATGGCTCCGACGACGGCGTGCTTGATTCGAACAGCTTATCGGACGCCGGTATGACTGCTATCGGAGACGGATTCCCCAAGCTCGAAAAGTTGAGCTTAATCTGGTGCTCCAATGTCTCCAGTATCGGTCTAATTTCGCTTGCTGATAAGTGTAAAATGTTGAAATCATTGGATTTGCAG GGTTGCTATGTTGGGGATCAGGGCCTAGCTGCCGTGGGACAGTGTTGCAAGCAGCTCGAAGATTTGAATTTGCGGTTTTGTGAGGGATTGACTGACGTATGTGTGGTTGAATTAGCCCGTGGTGTTGGGAATTCATTAAAGTCTCTTGGTATCACTGCGTGTGCAAAGATAACTGATACTGCAATGGAAGCAGTGGGGCTGCACTGCAAGTCTCTCGAAAACCTGTCGTTGGATGCAGAGTGCATACACAACAAAGGGGTGGTTTCTGTGGCCCAAGGATGTCCTGCTTTGAAATCTTTGAAGCTACAATGTATTAATGTCACAGATGAGGCTTTGACTGCTGTTGGAACTTCTTGTTCGTCACTGGAGGTGTTGGCTTTATACAGCTTCCAGAAATTTACAGATAA AGGTTTACGGGCTATTGGGAAAGGATGTAAGAAGTTAAAAAATCTTATTGTTAGTGACTGCTACTTTCTGAGTGACAATGCTTTGGAATCAATTGCAACTGGCTGCAAGGAACTTACACATCTTGAAGTGAATGGTTGTCACAATATTGGAACATTGGGTCTGGAATCCATTGGAAAATCTTGCCC GCGTCTTACTGAGTTAGCATTATTGTATTGCCAAAGGATAGGCAACTTTGCACTTAGTGAGGTTGGACGAGGCTGTCAGTTCTTGCAGTCTCTTCATCTGGTAGATTGCTCGAGCATTGGAGATGAAGCCATTTGTAATATAGCTAAAGGCTGTAGAAATTTGAAGAAACTTCATATTCGTCGATGTTATGAG GTTGGAAACAAGGGAGTTGTAGCAGTTGGAGACTATTGTAGGTCTCTCACAGGCCTTAGCCTCCGGTTTTGTGATAG AGTGGGGGACCAGGCCCTTATTGCTGTTGCTAAATGTAGCTCCCTACAATATCTGAATGTCAGTGGATGCCACCAAATTGGTGATACTGGATTAATAGCAATTGCTAGAGGGTGCCCGCAACTTAGTTACCTAGACGTGAGTGTTCTGCAG AATTTGGGGGACATGGCAATGGCTGAACTAGGAGAAGGCTGTCCAAACCTGAAGGACATTGTGCTGTCACATTGCCGTCAGTTAACAGATGTTGGTATAAACCATCTTGTTAAAAGTTGCACAATGCTTACATCCTGCCACATGGTTTATTGCCCGGGCATAACTTCTGCCGGGGTAGCCACTGTGGTTTCGAGTTGCCCAAACATAAAGAAGGTCCTGGTTGAGAAATGTAAGGTTAGCCCGAGGACCAAACGGAGAGCAGCCTCTGTCATTTCCTATCTTTGCGTGGACCTCTAG
- the LOC137738306 gene encoding probable galacturonosyltransferase-like 4, which yields MALLSTPTPLPILLGLLSILLFHPITTTSGIRLGILRRPSPHLPVFREAPAFRNGEQCGSENTDAIHVAMTLDANYIRGTMAAVFSLLQHSTCPENLYFHFLSARIAPEFFSSIKSTFPYLNFKTYAFDSNRVRWKISKSIRQALDQPINYARIYLADILPTDMRRVIYLDSDLIVVDDIAKLWSVDMEDKVVAAPEYCRANFSQYFTDAFWSDPDLSKTFQGRNPCYFNTGVMVVDVDKWRKGGYTQKVEEWMALQKRKRLYHLGSLPPFLLVLAGNIKGVDHRWNQHGLGGDNFEGRCRNLHPGPISLLHWSGKGKPWLRLDARKPCTVDHLWAPYDLYHSARHFLEE from the coding sequence ATGGCCTTGTTGAGTACGCCGACCCCTCTCCCCATACTCCTTGGCCTCCTGTCCATCCTCCTCTTCCACCCCATCACCACCACCTCCGGCATTCGCCTAGGCATCCTTCGCCGTCCCTCCCCTCACCTCCCTGTCTTCCGTGAAGCGCCCGCCTTCCGAAACGGGGAGCAATGTGGCTCCGAAAACACGGATGCCATCCATGTTGCCATGACTCTAGATGCCAATTACATCCGCGGCACAATGGCTGCCGTGTTCTCCTTGTTGCAACACTCGACGTGCCCTGAAAATCTCTATTTTCACTTCCTCTCCGCGCGTATTGCGCCAGAGTTCTTTTCCAGCATAAAGTCTACGTTCCCTTACTTGAACTTCAAGACATATGCCTTTGATTCGAACCGGGTTCGCTGGAAGATATCAAAATCTATAAGGCAAGCATTGGATCAGCCAATTAATTATGCTAGAATCTATCTTGCTGACATCCTTCCGACCGATATGAGGCGTGTTATATACTTGGACTCGGACCTCATTGTGGTGGACGACATTGCCAAGCTATGGAGCGTGGACATGGAAGACAAGGTGGTGGCTGCACCCGAATATTGTCGGGCAAATTTCTCACAGTATTTCACTGACGCATTTTGGTCTGACCCGGATTTGTCGAAGACGTTCCAAGGAAGAAACCCGTGTTATTTCAACACAGGAGTGATGGTGGTGGATGTGGATAAATGGAGGAAAGGAGGGTATACACAGAAGGTTGAGGAGTGGATGGCTTTGCAAAAGCGAAAGAGGCTATACCATTTAGGGTCTTTGCCGCCCTTTCTGCTGGTTTTGGCCGGAAACATCAAGGGTGTGGATCACCGGTGGAACCAGCATGGGTTAGGAGGTGACAACTTTGAAGGAAGGTGTAGGAACCTCCACCCTGGTCCCATTAGTCTTCTGCACTGGAGCGGGAAGGGTAAGCCATGGTTGAGGTTGGACGCCCGGAAGCCATGCACCGTCGATCATCTCTGGGCACCGTACGATCTCTACCATTCGGCTAGACACTTTCTGGAAGAATAA